The genomic stretch TGCTCACCGGCGCGGTCACCGGCCGCGCGGCGGAGGAGCGGCTCGCCGCCGGTTGGGGCACGTTCGTGGTGCCCGGGCTCGGCGTCCGCTGCGTCGCCGACCGCCCCTGGGTCACCGGGGCGGAGACCTGCGAGCTGGCGCTGGCGCTGGCCGCCTGCGGACGCCGGGACGACGCCGCCGCGCAACTGGCCGCCATGCAGCACCTGCGGGCCGACGACGGGTCCTACTGGACCGGCCTCGTCTGGCCCGACGACGCCCGCTGGCCGGTGGAGCGGACCACCTGGACCGCGGCCGCCGTGGTGCTCGCCGCCGACGCGATCGACGGCACCGGCCCCGCCGGCCGGGTGTTCGCCTCCCCCGCGCACCTCGACGCCCCGGTCGCCGATGTGATCCAGGACCGGGGTTGATCGTCCCCCGTACCGGGCACCGTGCGCAGGTGATCACCGAGCTCGACCCCACGCGGCCGGCGGTGACCTGCGTGGTCGCCAGCCGCAACCGGCGGGAGGACCTGCTGGCGAGCCTGCCACGGCACGAGGCGCCCGTGGTCCTGGTCGACAACGCCTCCACCGACGACACCGTGGCGGCCGTCCGCGCCGCCCGCCCCGAGGTCACCGTCGTCCCGCTGCCGGACAACACCGGCGCCCTGGCCCGCACCGTCGGCGTCGAGCGCGCGGGCACGCCGTTCGTCGCCTTCACCGACGACGACTCCTGGTGGGCGCCGGGCGACCTGGCGAAGGCCGTGGAGATCATGCGCGCCCACCCCCGCCTCGGGCTGCTCGCGGCGCGCATCCTGGTCGGCCCGGAGGAGCGCCTGGACCCGGTCTGCGAGGTGATGGCGGCCAGCCCGCTGGGCACCGACCCGGACCTGCCCGGCCCCTCGCTGCTGGGCTTCGTCGCCTGCGCCGCGCTGGTGCGCGCCGAGGCGTTCACCGCCGCCGGCGGGTTCGACCCGGTGGTCCGCTTCCCCGGCGAGGAGGAGCGGCTGGCGCTGGACCTCGCCGCCGCCGGCTGGGGGCTCGCCTACGTCGACGAGGTCACGGTGCACCACCACCCCTCGACCCGCCGGGATGCCTCCGCCGTCCGGCAGGCCGGGCTGTGGCGCAGCCGGGTGCTGACGGCGCTGATGCGCTACCCGCTGCGCGACCTCGCCGGCCAGGTGCTCAGCGCGCTGCGCGCCGGGCGGCCGGGTCTGCGGGGCCTCGCCGGCGCGCTGCCCCGGGTGCCCGCCGCGCTGCGTCGGCGCCGGGTGCTGCCCACCACGGTCATGTCCGGAGTACGGGAGCTGAGGTCGTGACGAGCGAACTGGTCGAGCCGGACACCACGGGAGCGGGCGCCGACCCGCGGGTCGCGGTCGTCGTCATCACGCACAACCGGCGTGACGAGCTGCTGCTCGCGCTGACCCGGCTGCGCGGGCTGCCCGAGCAGCCGCACGTGGTGGTGGTCGACAACGGGTCGTCCGACGGCACCGCCGACGCCGTCCGCGGCGAGCACACCTGGGTGGAGCTGATCGCCAGCCCGGAGAACCTCGGCGCGGTGGGCCGCAATCTCGGCGTCGCCCGGCTGGACACCCCCTACGTCGCCTTCTGCGACGACGACACCTGGTGGGATCCGGGCTCGCTGCGCGCCGCCGCCGACGCCTTCGACGCCCACCCGCGGCTGGCCGTGGTCACCGCGCGGATCCTGGTCGAGCCGGGCGGCACCGAGGACCCGATCGTCGCCGAGCTGCGCGACTCCCCCGTCGTCGGCGCCGACTGGCTGCCCGGCCCGGCGCTGGGCAGCTTCCTCGCCGGGGCCAGCGTGCTCCGCCGCGAGGCGTTCGACGAGGTCGGCGGGTTCGACGAGCGGCTGTGGCTGGGCGGTGAGGAGGAGCTGATGGCCGGTGACCTCGCCGCCCGCGGCTGGGAGCTCTGCTACCTGCCCGAGCTCACCATCCACCACCAGGCGAGCACCGCCCGCGACCCGCACAAGCGCCGGGCCGACGGCATCCGCAACACGCTCTGGACGACGTGGCTGCGCCGGCCGTTCAAGCCCGCGCTGCGCCGCACGCTGCACCTGCTGCGCACCGTGCCCAAAGACCGGGTGACCGCCCGCGGCCTGCTCGCCGCGCTGCGTGGGCTGCCGTGGCTGGTGCGGGAGCGCCGGGTGCTGCCCCCGCACGCCGAGGCACGGTTCGCCGCCCTGGAGGCCGCTCAGCACCGGTCCACCGCCCGCCGCTACGTCAGCTGAGGCCGGGGCAGGTCGACCGACGCCGGAGCGGGTCGGCGCACGTCCGGTGAGCGAGCTCAGCTCGCTCGTGCCCCGGTGCGCTCGGACGCCCGGCCGACCGGGGTGCCGCGGCGGGAGAGCAGGTAGACCCCGACGAGCGCGCCTACCAGGGCGCCCACCGTCACCGTCGTGCGGACCGCCGACCACGCGGGCATCGCCGGGTCGACGATCTCGGTGGACCGCAGCCCGTCGGCGAGCGCCACCCCCGCGCCGGACCAGTCCCCCACCACGACCGCGGGCTCGACGCGCTCACGCACCATCCTGCCCACGGCGTTCGGCTGGAGCGTCGACTCCGCCCCGATCCACCACTCGTACTCGGCATCGTCCGTGGCCACGGCCAGCAGCACCTGGTCATCGCCGAGCCCGGACTCCACAGCGGTCAGCTCGGCCCAGTCGGCACCCTGCTCCTCGCCGTCGAAGGACGGCACGAAGACCGTGGAGAGGACGATCCCCGTGCTCGAGCGGAGCTCGGCCACGGCCTTCTCGACCGCCGCGGTCTCGGTACCGAGCACGCCGGACTCGTCCGTGACCGGGGCGTCGAGCGCCAGCGGCTGTGCCGCACCCGCCACGCCGGCAGGCAGCAGGACGGCCAGCGAGACCGCGAACAACGCAATTCGGGTGCGCACCCGACACTTCCTTACACTCGGTGATTGGATGATTTCCTCGAGCAGCATCTGCGGCGCCCACGAACGCACGTGCTGCCACGAGCGTGATCGGTGGCGGCGGGCAACGAGAGGCCGCGTCGAGCCATTGCTCGACACGCCGCCAACCCTTACTCCTGAGTAGCGAAAAGCGAACTCAGGGTTGTTCACACTGGTCACCATCCGAGATGTTCGACGCCCCCGGCCGGCTGTCGACACCCATCCTGGCGAGGTCCGCGACCGAGCAGACCACGGGTGGGCCGGCACCGGCGACCGCGATCAGCACGCGCCGATCCGGGTCGCACCAGTCGACCAGACGGTGGTCGCCGTACCGGCTCACCGACCAACCGTGCCGGCGCCGCGGGCGAGCCAGCCGGGAGAGGTCCACCTCGTGGAGTCCGGCCAACGTCGCCACCCCCACCTTGACCAGACACTCCTTGCGCACCCAGTACCGGAGGCCGAGCAGTGCGGGATCGACGGCCGCCGCCACCCGCCGCTGCTCGGCCGGGGACAGGCCGAGGGCAGGACCGGGAGCCGCCACGCCGGCAGGAGCGGCCGGCATCCTCTCGACGTCCACCCCCACGGGGTGCCAGGCAGCGGTGGCGACCACCGCCCCCCGGGTGTGCGCCCAGCTGACGTGCACGCCGGGGACCTCGGTGAGGGAGGGCCGCCCGTGCCCCGTCACGCCGCAGGTGGCACACCACTGGCGCACCATCAGCTCCGCCGCGGGTCGTCCGGTCAACGCCGCGGCGCACCGGCGCACCAGCAGGTGTGCGGCTTCGTATGCCGCCCGGTCGGCGGGGTCCCGCATCGAGGCGCTACGGGCCCGTTCGCCCGCACTCAGCAAGCCGGGGTCGCAGCCCTGGAACACCTCGTCGGGCGTGGCCACCGCGACCAGCGGTCGCAGGGCCGCACGACGGCACATCCGCACGTCGACCCTCCTCTCCTCCCGACCCTCCTCCGTGCGACGCCCCCGGGACGGTTCAACGCTTCGAAGGCGAACGATCACGACGAGCAATTTCGCTCGTGGTCGATCTCCAGAAAATGCAACGTGCAGACATCGGGCAACCACGGGACGTGATGATCTTGCGCCATGTCGACCATTCCGGACGAACCGGTGGCACGACGCTCCGTTGATACCTAGCGTCGACACGGATTCCAGATTGTCAACTGCGAGAGCGAGCCGATGACGACCGAGCACGACACCTCGGACTTCATCCCGGGTTTCACCTCCCCGAGCGATGAGCGGGTCGACTCCCCGGACCGGGCCTTCTCCTTCGCGGGCAACATCGCCGCACCCCCGTCCCCGTCGCGGCAGGGCACGACCCGGCTCGCCGGGTTCTTCGAGCGTTCGTGCGATCAGAACCCCGCGGCGACCGCACTGGAGTGCGACGGCGAGCGACTGAGCTACACCGACCTCGACCAGCGGGCCAACCGGCTGGCCCACCACCTGCTCGGCCTCGGCGTCCGGGCGGGCATGCGGGTCGGCATCCTGCTGGACCGATCGGTGCACACCTACGTCACGCTGCTCGCGGTGACCAAGACGGAGGCGACCTTCGTCCCCATCGACCCGGCGGCACCCGCCGACCGGGTGCAGTTCCAGGCCGAGGATGCCGGCCTCGGCCTGGTGATCACGACCACCCCGTTCGCCGAGACCTGCCGTGCGCTGCCCTGCCGGCCGGTGT from Modestobacter roseus encodes the following:
- a CDS encoding glycosyltransferase family 2 protein; protein product: MITELDPTRPAVTCVVASRNRREDLLASLPRHEAPVVLVDNASTDDTVAAVRAARPEVTVVPLPDNTGALARTVGVERAGTPFVAFTDDDSWWAPGDLAKAVEIMRAHPRLGLLAARILVGPEERLDPVCEVMAASPLGTDPDLPGPSLLGFVACAALVRAEAFTAAGGFDPVVRFPGEEERLALDLAAAGWGLAYVDEVTVHHHPSTRRDASAVRQAGLWRSRVLTALMRYPLRDLAGQVLSALRAGRPGLRGLAGALPRVPAALRRRRVLPTTVMSGVRELRS
- a CDS encoding glycosyltransferase family 2 protein, which produces MTSELVEPDTTGAGADPRVAVVVITHNRRDELLLALTRLRGLPEQPHVVVVDNGSSDGTADAVRGEHTWVELIASPENLGAVGRNLGVARLDTPYVAFCDDDTWWDPGSLRAAADAFDAHPRLAVVTARILVEPGGTEDPIVAELRDSPVVGADWLPGPALGSFLAGASVLRREAFDEVGGFDERLWLGGEEELMAGDLAARGWELCYLPELTIHHQASTARDPHKRRADGIRNTLWTTWLRRPFKPALRRTLHLLRTVPKDRVTARGLLAALRGLPWLVRERRVLPPHAEARFAALEAAQHRSTARRYVS
- a CDS encoding TPM domain-containing protein; this translates as MRTRIALFAVSLAVLLPAGVAGAAQPLALDAPVTDESGVLGTETAAVEKAVAELRSSTGIVLSTVFVPSFDGEEQGADWAELTAVESGLGDDQVLLAVATDDAEYEWWIGAESTLQPNAVGRMVRERVEPAVVVGDWSGAGVALADGLRSTEIVDPAMPAWSAVRTTVTVGALVGALVGVYLLSRRGTPVGRASERTGARAS
- a CDS encoding 4'-phosphopantetheinyl transferase family protein; this encodes MLVVIVRLRSVEPSRGRRTEEGREERRVDVRMCRRAALRPLVAVATPDEVFQGCDPGLLSAGERARSASMRDPADRAAYEAAHLLVRRCAAALTGRPAAELMVRQWCATCGVTGHGRPSLTEVPGVHVSWAHTRGAVVATAAWHPVGVDVERMPAAPAGVAAPGPALGLSPAEQRRVAAAVDPALLGLRYWVRKECLVKVGVATLAGLHEVDLSRLARPRRRHGWSVSRYGDHRLVDWCDPDRRVLIAVAGAGPPVVCSVADLARMGVDSRPGASNISDGDQCEQP